One segment of Proteus appendicitidis DNA contains the following:
- the udk gene encoding uridine kinase, giving the protein MADTAHQCTIVGIAGASASGKSLIASTLYRELRAQVGDHNIGVIPEDCYYRDQSNLTMEERYKVNYDHPNSMDHALLYQHLCELKAGKTIELPQYDYVAHTRKAESIPFQPKKVIIIEGILLLTDKRLREEMDFSIFVDTPLDICLMRRIKRDVNERGRSLDSVIEQYNKTVRPMFFQFIEPSKQYADIIVPRGGKNRVAIDILKAKIGQFCE; this is encoded by the coding sequence ATGGCTGACACAGCACATCAGTGCACAATTGTAGGTATCGCTGGAGCATCTGCTTCGGGTAAAAGTCTTATTGCAAGTACACTTTACCGCGAATTAAGAGCGCAAGTAGGTGATCATAATATCGGGGTGATACCAGAAGATTGTTACTATCGTGACCAAAGTAATTTAACGATGGAAGAACGATATAAGGTCAATTATGACCACCCAAATTCGATGGATCACGCACTTTTATATCAGCATTTGTGTGAACTAAAAGCAGGAAAAACCATCGAACTCCCTCAATACGACTACGTTGCTCACACTCGCAAAGCAGAATCCATTCCTTTTCAACCTAAAAAAGTTATTATTATTGAAGGCATCTTGTTATTAACAGATAAACGCCTGCGTGAAGAGATGGATTTCTCTATCTTTGTTGATACGCCATTAGATATTTGCTTAATGCGCAGAATTAAACGTGATGTGAATGAACGTGGACGTAGCTTAGACTCAGTCATTGAACAATATAATAAAACCGTTCGTCCTATGTTCTTCCAGTTTATTGAACCTTCTAAACAATATGCCGATATTATTGTACCTAGAGGGGGTAAAAACCGCGTTGCGATTGATATTCTGAAAGCAAAAATTGGGCAGTTCTGCGAATAA
- the asmA gene encoding outer membrane assembly protein AsmA yields the protein MKRFLTTLAILLVVILAGLTALVLLINPNDFRGYLVERVEKQSGYKLTLQDDMRWHVWPKLSIISGKMSLTAPGAEMPFITADNMRLDVELLPLLSHQLEVKEVMLKGAVVRQTPESKAIPKVSPISIPRDISRPVVEPRANNWQLNIAKVKISDSLIIWQMKDGEQLNLRDIDISLKTDEKKQVSLEMSTKVNRDRREVMLNVNANADMSAYPYQINGKITQLDYILSGTELPENGISGGLSSDFTIKNDSIKAISLDNLNLTANDSQLQGRISAEFDKKTRYQAELSGDVLNLNTLLPELAPTKITEMARSTPVIKNSASSSFSLFNSAYAAPAPNATIMAKPIITSVTIENKEYDLTHWGDIEFTLKLALNKLLYKDLEINNFKLDALNNPNSLNIQTLTGQILQGDFSLPTVISTSIVPAHISMDITMNNIPLQPLLRVFNQPENFSGLISAKGNLEGTGYNRKAFYHYWQGTLNTSVTQFKMQGLNVPQVIQQSVAQATDKVIYPEDIESYTQADNVIAQFKLAPKGKVTVNSLDAQAEAYQIKGQGKVDLQRHDLDVMLFVNIKKGWGKENEFIRQLAKIEIPLRLYGDWNAIQYELNIEKLLRDQLQQKAKQAIDNWLNKQDAESPEVKALNQLLKKI from the coding sequence ATGAAAAGGTTCTTGACAACACTGGCTATTTTGCTTGTGGTTATTTTGGCAGGCTTAACAGCGTTAGTTTTACTCATTAACCCGAATGATTTCCGTGGATACCTTGTTGAAAGGGTTGAAAAACAAAGCGGTTATAAACTCACATTACAAGATGATATGCGTTGGCATGTGTGGCCAAAGTTAAGCATTATCAGTGGTAAGATGTCATTGACAGCACCCGGTGCTGAAATGCCTTTTATTACTGCCGATAATATGCGTCTTGATGTTGAATTATTACCGCTACTTTCTCATCAACTTGAGGTAAAAGAAGTTATGCTTAAAGGTGCCGTAGTTCGCCAAACACCTGAAAGTAAAGCTATTCCTAAAGTATCACCAATTTCTATTCCTCGCGATATTTCTCGCCCAGTTGTCGAACCTAGAGCCAATAATTGGCAGTTGAACATCGCCAAAGTAAAAATTTCAGACAGCTTAATTATTTGGCAAATGAAAGACGGTGAGCAACTTAATTTACGTGATATTGATATATCGTTGAAAACAGACGAGAAAAAACAAGTTAGCCTTGAGATGAGCACGAAAGTGAATCGTGACCGTCGTGAGGTAATGCTTAATGTTAACGCTAATGCGGATATGAGCGCTTACCCTTATCAAATTAACGGCAAAATTACACAGCTAGATTATATTTTGTCTGGTACTGAGCTTCCTGAAAATGGGATCTCAGGGGGGTTATCCTCTGATTTCACCATTAAAAATGACAGTATCAAGGCGATATCTCTTGATAATTTAAATCTCACGGCAAACGACAGCCAATTACAAGGCCGTATTAGCGCTGAATTTGATAAAAAAACACGTTATCAAGCTGAATTAAGCGGTGATGTGTTAAATTTAAATACACTATTACCTGAATTAGCACCGACAAAAATAACAGAAATGGCACGTTCAACACCTGTTATAAAGAATTCAGCATCTTCTTCATTTTCATTATTTAACTCTGCTTATGCGGCACCCGCACCGAATGCCACTATTATGGCAAAACCGATTATTACTTCAGTTACCATTGAAAATAAAGAATATGATTTAACGCATTGGGGTGATATTGAGTTTACCTTGAAATTAGCCCTGAATAAGCTTCTTTATAAAGATTTAGAAATTAACAATTTTAAACTTGATGCGTTAAATAACCCTAATTCACTGAATATTCAAACCTTAACAGGACAAATCCTTCAAGGTGATTTTTCACTGCCAACGGTTATCTCAACAAGCATTGTGCCAGCGCATATCAGCATGGATATCACAATGAACAATATTCCATTACAGCCACTATTGCGTGTCTTTAATCAACCTGAAAATTTCAGTGGATTAATTTCAGCAAAAGGGAATTTAGAAGGAACGGGATATAACCGAAAAGCTTTTTATCATTATTGGCAAGGTACACTTAATACCTCTGTTACCCAATTTAAAATGCAGGGATTAAATGTACCACAGGTTATTCAGCAATCAGTCGCTCAAGCGACAGATAAAGTGATTTACCCTGAAGATATCGAAAGTTATACCCAAGCAGATAATGTGATTGCCCAATTTAAGTTAGCACCAAAAGGAAAAGTAACCGTTAATTCACTTGATGCTCAAGCAGAGGCTTATCAAATTAAAGGGCAGGGCAAAGTAGATCTTCAACGTCATGATCTTGATGTGATGTTATTTGTTAATATCAAAAAAGGTTGGGGCAAAGAAAACGAATTTATCCGCCAATTGGCTAAAATTGAAATTCCACTAAGGCTTTATGGTGATTGGAATGCTATTCAATATGAACTTAATATTGAAAAATTATTGCGCGATCAATTACAGCAAAAAGCCAAACAAGCTATCGATAATTGGCTAAATAAACAAGATGCTGAAAGCCCTGAAGTAAAGGCGCTTAATCAGCTATTGAAGAAAATCTAG
- a CDS encoding DUF6708 domain-containing protein, translating to MFSLLKTEWFAWTHYPIRFDRKNQMVYAFRTDGSIITVPWEKVFFTTGLDYAKSMKNDYYISGHVLADDNKTIIDTFCLPASTGNFELLKYHWEFIRRYMEERPEHLIQQVEFCLPIANKKESYGFTFFYVSTLFKGLLKILMPLMSPIIFIISIPRYIAILTSRRPIWPEEIVAQCKIDAHDPYILNEKTNPKDLWKAFY from the coding sequence ATGTTCTCTTTATTGAAAACAGAATGGTTTGCATGGACACATTATCCCATACGCTTTGATCGTAAGAATCAGATGGTTTACGCTTTTCGTACTGATGGCTCTATTATTACCGTTCCCTGGGAAAAAGTCTTTTTTACCACGGGGCTTGATTACGCGAAGAGTATGAAAAATGACTATTATATTAGTGGTCATGTACTTGCTGATGATAATAAAACCATTATTGATACCTTTTGCCTTCCTGCCTCCACCGGTAATTTTGAATTGCTAAAATATCATTGGGAGTTTATTCGCCGTTATATGGAAGAGAGACCGGAACACCTTATTCAGCAAGTGGAGTTTTGTTTGCCCATAGCCAATAAAAAAGAGAGTTATGGATTTACGTTCTTTTATGTCAGCACGCTATTTAAAGGGCTGTTAAAAATTTTAATGCCATTGATGTCTCCAATTATTTTTATTATTAGTATCCCACGTTATATTGCAATATTAACCAGTCGTCGTCCTATTTGGCCAGAGGAAATAGTAGCGCAGTGTAAAATAGATGCTCATGATCCTTATATCTTAAACGAAAAAACAAATCCTAAAGATCTCTGGAAAGCATTTTATTAA
- the dcuC gene encoding anaerobic C4-dicarboxylate transporter DcuC, with product MIEILIGALVAVGVGRYIVKGYSPTGVLMTGGLLLLIISVIMGRAVLPASATATGYGLIDIVEYVKNLLMSRGGDLGMMIMILCGFASYMTHIGANDVVVKLASRPLKMINSPYLLMVAAYIVACLMSLAVSSATGLGVLLMATLFPVMVNMGISRGAAAAICASPASIILAPTSGDVILAAEASQMPLIDFAFKTTLPISIAAIIGMCIAHFFWQRYLDRKEHIETEMLDVNEIKTHAPSFYAILPFTPIIGVLVFDGKWLPELHIVAIIIICMILAAVIEFIRSFSAKQVFEGLEVAYRGMADAFAQVVMLLVAAGVFAQGLTTVGFINALIEGAQSLGSGAIVMMIALVLITMLAAMTTGSGNAPFYAFVELIPRLASNMGVNPAYLTIPMLQASNLGRTLSPVSGVVVAVSGMAKISPFEVMKRVSVPVLVGLVIVIVATEILVPSTLG from the coding sequence ATGATTGAAATTCTTATCGGCGCCTTAGTTGCCGTAGGTGTTGGACGTTATATCGTAAAAGGCTATTCACCAACAGGCGTTTTAATGACGGGTGGTCTGTTATTACTGATCATCAGCGTAATTATGGGAAGGGCTGTTTTACCTGCGAGTGCGACTGCAACAGGCTACGGTTTAATTGATATTGTCGAGTATGTGAAAAATCTACTAATGAGCCGTGGTGGCGATTTAGGTATGATGATCATGATACTTTGTGGTTTTGCCTCTTATATGACGCATATTGGTGCTAATGATGTTGTTGTAAAATTAGCCTCACGCCCACTAAAAATGATTAATTCACCTTATCTGCTGATGGTGGCGGCTTATATCGTTGCATGTTTGATGTCACTGGCTGTTTCATCAGCAACAGGGCTAGGTGTGTTATTAATGGCAACGCTGTTCCCTGTTATGGTGAATATGGGAATTAGCCGCGGAGCGGCGGCTGCAATCTGTGCGTCTCCAGCTTCTATTATTTTAGCACCAACATCAGGTGATGTTATTTTAGCCGCTGAAGCGTCTCAAATGCCACTGATTGATTTCGCATTTAAAACCACGTTGCCTATTTCCATTGCTGCAATTATTGGTATGTGTATTGCTCACTTCTTCTGGCAGCGTTATCTTGACCGTAAAGAGCATATCGAAACAGAAATGTTAGACGTGAATGAGATCAAAACTCACGCACCAAGTTTCTATGCAATTTTGCCTTTCACGCCAATTATCGGTGTTCTTGTTTTTGATGGTAAATGGTTACCAGAGCTTCATATTGTTGCCATTATTATTATCTGTATGATTTTAGCGGCTGTTATCGAATTTATTCGTAGCTTTAGCGCAAAACAAGTTTTTGAAGGTTTAGAAGTAGCTTACCGCGGTATGGCAGACGCATTTGCACAAGTTGTGATGTTATTAGTCGCAGCAGGGGTATTTGCTCAAGGTTTAACAACCGTTGGCTTTATCAATGCATTAATTGAAGGTGCTCAGTCATTAGGCTCCGGTGCGATTGTGATGATGATTGCACTGGTATTAATTACGATGTTAGCGGCAATGACTACTGGCTCTGGTAACGCACCATTCTATGCGTTCGTTGAATTAATTCCTCGTTTAGCAAGCAATATGGGTGTTAACCCAGCTTATTTAACCATTCCAATGTTACAAGCTTCAAACTTAGGTCGTACATTATCACCCGTTTCTGGTGTTGTGGTTGCGGTATCAGGTATGGCAAAAATTTCACCTTTCGAAGTGATGAAACGTGTTTCTGTACCTGTGTTAGTCGGTCTTGTTATTGTCATTGTTGCTACTGAAATTCTTGTACCAAGTACTTTAGGTTAA
- the dcd gene encoding dCTP deaminase, translating to MRLCDRDIIQWLDEGKLVIEPRPPVERINGATADVCLGNQFRVFQGHTAAYIDLSGPKAEVNAALERVMSDEIVLPEGEAFFLHPGELALAVTLESVTLPDNVVGWLDGRSSLARLGLMVHVTAHRIDPGWHGQIVLEFFNSGKLPLALRPGMVIGALSFEPMSGSADRPYNRRQDAKYKNQQGAVGSRISED from the coding sequence ATGCGATTATGCGACCGTGATATTATTCAGTGGCTGGATGAAGGTAAATTAGTCATTGAACCCCGCCCGCCCGTCGAGCGAATTAACGGCGCAACAGCAGATGTTTGCTTAGGAAATCAATTTCGTGTTTTCCAAGGTCATACTGCTGCTTATATTGATTTGAGTGGTCCTAAGGCTGAAGTAAACGCTGCACTAGAACGTGTAATGAGTGATGAAATTGTGTTACCTGAAGGTGAAGCATTTTTCTTGCATCCTGGTGAATTAGCGTTAGCGGTGACACTTGAATCCGTCACTTTGCCTGATAATGTTGTTGGATGGTTAGATGGACGCTCATCATTAGCTCGTTTAGGTTTAATGGTGCATGTTACTGCTCATCGCATTGATCCTGGCTGGCATGGACAAATCGTATTAGAATTTTTTAATTCAGGTAAACTTCCTCTCGCGTTAAGACCGGGTATGGTTATTGGTGCATTAAGCTTTGAACCTATGTCGGGTTCTGCTGATAGACCTTATAATCGTCGTCAAGATGCAAAATATAAAAATCAACAAGGTGCGGTTGGTAGTCGGATTAGTGAAGATTAA